From the genome of Planctomycetia bacterium:
GGGGACAAACGGCCCCTCAAGAATCGTTCGCAACACACGCAGCCGCGCACTCCGCCGATGCGACCGGTCCATCGGCTCGATCGCGAGACGAGTGGGCTGATGGTTTTCGCGCGCACCGTGCCCGCCGAGCGCGAACTCGGCCGGCAGTTTCGCGAACACACGACCTATCGCCGCTACATCGCCGTGGCCGAAGGAGACGTTGCCGAGCAAACGATCGAATCGCGACTGATTCGCGATCGGGGCGACGGTCGACGCGGCAGCACGAACGACGCGACGCTCGGCAAGCGCGCGATCACGCATGTCGTTCCGCTGGAGAAGATCGGCGATTATACGGTCGTACAATGTCGGCTCGAGACCGGCCGGACGCATCAGATTCGGATCCATTTCGCGGAGTCGGGCCATCCGCTTTGCGGCGAGAAGGTGTATCGCCAACCCCTCTTCAAGAAGCCGCTTCCCGATCACAGCGGCGCTCCCCGTACGGCCCTGCATGCCGCCGAGCTCGGGTTCACGCATCCGATCTCCGGCGAAGAGATGAAGTTTTCGATGCCGCTGCCGGACGACTTGAAGAAGTTTATGGAACGGTTGCGGAAGTTGCCGGCTCGGAAGAGTTCCGACGGCAAGGAAGTACGCAACGCTCGCGAACCCGCAAGCGAGGAACGGTCTGCTGCGCCGCCGCCGGATGCTTCCGCTACGGATGATGCCGCTTCGTGAGGTGAGAGAAATCTTTCGATGACGACGCGTGCCGATCTACCTCTGGCCGGTTTGAAGGTGCTTGATCTTTCGCGCATCTTGGCGGGTCCGATGTGTGCGCAGATTCTCGCCGATCTCGGCGCCGATGTGGTGAAGATCGAACGGCCACAGAGCGGCGACGACACGCGCCAATGGGGCCCGCCGTTTCTCGCAGCCGATGCCGAGGGGAAGCCCGGCCCGAGCGCTTATTATCTGTCGTGCAATCGCGGGAAGCGTTCGATGGCGCTCGACCTGAGCAAGCCCGAGGCGCGCGAAGTGCTCGACGACCTGCTGCGCACGGCCGATGTGATGCTTGAGAACTTCTTGCCTGAGACCCTCGCGAAACTCGGACTCACCCCCGAGCGGCTCCGGACGCTCAACCCCCGGCTGGTAAGTTGCTCGATTTCGGGCTATGGGCGAACCGGCCCGAACGCCGATCTGCCGGGCTACGATCTCGCGATCCAGGCCGCTTCCGGTTTGATGTCGATCACGGGGGAGCGTGACCGCGCGCCGATGAAGGTCGGCGTGGCGATCAGCGACGTCGTCACGGGGTTGTATGCCGCAGTGAGTGTGTTGGCGGGGTTGATCGGTCGGGGCGGGGCAGGGGAGGGGCGGCAGTTCGACGTCGCGCTGGCCGATTGCACGTTGGCCGCACTGGTGAACGTGGCGCAAAGCACGCTCGCAACGGGCCGCAGACCTGCGCGCTACGGCAACGCGCATCCTCAGATCGTGCCGTACGAGTCGTTCGCGACGGCCGATGGGCATCTCGTGTTGGCGATCGGCGCCGATCGACAATGGGTTCGATTTTGTCAGGCGATCGAGAAGCCGGTGTGGAGCGACCACGCGCGGTTTCGGACCAATCCCGATCGCGTGGCGGCGCGCGAGGTGCTTGTGCCGCTCGTGGCCGAGGAGATGCTACGGCGCACGACGGCCGAATGGGAAACGCTGCTCACCGCGGCCGACGTGCCGCACGCGCGGATCGCGCATGTCGACGAGGCGCTTGCCTCGAAACAAACCGAAGCGCGCGGCATGGTGCGCGAGGTGGTCGACGATGCCGGTCGAACGGTGCGCTTGTTGGGGAATCCGATTCATTGGCCGGAGCGACCCGACCCGGCGGACGATGCCCCGTCGAAAGCGATGCCGCCGGGGCTCGGCGCGCATACTGACGAAGTGCTCCGTCATTGGCTAGACTATGCAGACGACCGCTTGCTCGAACTACGCCGTGCCGGAGTGATTGCCTGAGATGACTCGGATCGACGCTGACCAAGACCCTGAAGAGCCGGACGTCGCTCCGTATCAGCCGCAGCTGATCTCCGGCAAGTGGGTGATGATCGTCGTCGCCGCGGTCAGCTTTTTCGGTGCCGCTTTCGGTTGGCTCTGGATCTACGATGCGCAGCGCCGCCCGCGCGATTTCTGGGGCCCCAGGTCGTGGAAGTTGATGGGGCTTGCGCCGGTCGTTCGGGCCCGCTCGCTGATGCCCGAACTCCCCGCTGCCGACGGCAAGCCGCACCCCGATGATTACGACGGGCTCGTCGTCGTGCATTACGATCCGGGCGAGGCGGCGCGCTTCGTCGTCGAGCAAGAGAAGCGCGTCGAGAACGAGCCGGGACTTTCGATCGCGACGCAAAGCGCGTCGTTGCGCGAGGCCCTGACGAATCATCGGAGCTACAATTGGGACTCGAAAGCGGCGGCGCTTCAGCGGCCGAAATGGCGCTACGCGCTCCTCTTCTCCGAACGAACCGAAGCCGAGGTCGCGAAGCCCGAGGAGCTGACTTCGGGCAAGCCGCTCGGGAACCCGACGGCGACGTTGCTCTTCGATGCCGATTGCCGTTTCGTGCGCTTGCCGTTGGTCGACAAGGCGATCTCGCTGCAGCCTTCCATCGCCGAGCAATTTCGGAAGTTCTTCCGGACGCAGTTTCCGGAAGGGGACGCGAAACCGCAAGCGATAGGCACGGCGGTGCCTGCTGCAACGCCTGCCATGTCTGT
Proteins encoded in this window:
- a CDS encoding RluA family pseudouridine synthase, whose translation is MLRIRLPGTSWSEVQRLVRKRHVMINGNLCCDEGRRLKSAEVVKLLEHPTAPPAREEDVRIRYVDQYLVVVEKPAGLTSVRHEEERQWKAERKNAQPTLEDLLPRILAKREKGGDKRPLKNRSQHTQPRTPPMRPVHRLDRETSGLMVFARTVPAERELGRQFREHTTYRRYIAVAEGDVAEQTIESRLIRDRGDGRRGSTNDATLGKRAITHVVPLEKIGDYTVVQCRLETGRTHQIRIHFAESGHPLCGEKVYRQPLFKKPLPDHSGAPRTALHAAELGFTHPISGEEMKFSMPLPDDLKKFMERLRKLPARKSSDGKEVRNAREPASEERSAAPPPDASATDDAAS
- a CDS encoding CoA transferase, translated to MTTRADLPLAGLKVLDLSRILAGPMCAQILADLGADVVKIERPQSGDDTRQWGPPFLAADAEGKPGPSAYYLSCNRGKRSMALDLSKPEAREVLDDLLRTADVMLENFLPETLAKLGLTPERLRTLNPRLVSCSISGYGRTGPNADLPGYDLAIQAASGLMSITGERDRAPMKVGVAISDVVTGLYAAVSVLAGLIGRGGAGEGRQFDVALADCTLAALVNVAQSTLATGRRPARYGNAHPQIVPYESFATADGHLVLAIGADRQWVRFCQAIEKPVWSDHARFRTNPDRVAAREVLVPLVAEEMLRRTTAEWETLLTAADVPHARIAHVDEALASKQTEARGMVREVVDDAGRTVRLLGNPIHWPERPDPADDAPSKAMPPGLGAHTDEVLRHWLDYADDRLLELRRAGVIA